A genomic region of Nitrospirota bacterium contains the following coding sequences:
- the alaS gene encoding alanine--tRNA ligase, which produces MISSEIREAFLEYFITKNHTLVLSSPLIPWNDPTLLFVNAGMNQFKKIFLGEEKATYTRAVSCQKCMRAGGKHSDLENVGHTARHHTFFEMLGNFSFGDYFKKEAILFSWELFIEWFKLPMEKLYVSIYERDDEAAQLWSELTGLPDKKIVRLAAKDNFWQMGDTGPCGPCSEIIIDQGEEIGCRKPECSPGCDCDRFLELWNLVFMQYNRDVHGNLSPLPKPSIDTGMGLERISAIMQGKSTNYDTDLFQPIIKDISSLSNISYGNSIVTDTSLRVIADHIRAIVFILSEGLTPSNEGRGYVLRRIIRRASRHARLLGMHEPCLYKLTESVIDVMGKIYPEIIKEQNRTNKLLKIEEDNFNRTIETAMLLFDDLVAEVKKSGLQLIPGEEVARIHYTHGLPLDFAKDIAMDAGLIIDENALHKEMELHREKSKIRLATKELPAITVDLHMIDGKTLFVGYDTLETEAIVKAILKDGTVVDELKAGEEGNIILDITPFYGESGGQIGDKGIIETDNSMLEVLDTKKTTTDIHVHFVKVLKGKINKGNRVTCKVDEGSRKSIMRNHTATHLLHKALRIILGEHVKQSGSVVSPDRLRFDFTHFTAVHPDEIRKIEDLVNEKIIDNLPIITDIMKIDDAMKSGAVALFDEKYGETVRVVSAGDFSKELCGGTHCRATGEIGIFVIISEGSVASGIRRIEAITGKHAFEYLRQQKTTLENIKVFLKTEKPIEKIEKLLLDTKALEKEIQKLKTGSSKDIINDALKNAYDLNGVKIVKIRQDGLNHEELRLLADNVRNRLKSGIIVVLSVTDSQASIVCMVTKDLIDRYNAGDIMKRISLFTGGKGGGKSDLAQGGTKDIERLNVALENLHEIIMQ; this is translated from the coding sequence ATGATTAGTTCTGAAATAAGAGAAGCTTTTTTAGAATATTTTATAACAAAAAATCATACTCTAGTTTTGAGTTCACCACTCATTCCATGGAATGACCCCACCCTTCTTTTTGTAAATGCTGGTATGAATCAGTTTAAGAAAATTTTTCTTGGTGAGGAAAAGGCCACTTATACGCGCGCTGTATCATGTCAGAAATGTATGAGGGCTGGTGGAAAACACAGTGATCTTGAAAATGTAGGGCATACCGCACGTCACCATACTTTTTTTGAAATGTTAGGGAATTTTTCTTTCGGTGATTATTTCAAAAAAGAGGCAATTTTATTCAGCTGGGAACTTTTTATTGAGTGGTTTAAATTACCAATGGAAAAGCTCTACGTATCAATTTACGAAAGAGATGACGAAGCAGCACAACTCTGGTCAGAGCTAACCGGATTACCTGACAAAAAAATTGTGCGACTCGCTGCAAAAGATAACTTCTGGCAGATGGGAGATACAGGACCATGCGGGCCTTGCTCTGAGATAATAATTGATCAGGGAGAAGAAATTGGATGCAGAAAACCTGAATGTTCTCCTGGATGCGATTGTGATAGATTTCTTGAACTCTGGAATCTCGTTTTTATGCAATATAATAGGGACGTTCATGGTAATCTTTCCCCACTACCAAAACCAAGTATTGACACAGGCATGGGTCTTGAAAGAATCAGTGCAATAATGCAAGGGAAATCAACTAATTATGATACCGACCTTTTTCAACCCATTATCAAAGATATTTCTTCTTTATCGAATATAAGTTATGGCAACTCAATTGTAACAGATACATCATTAAGGGTTATAGCAGACCATATTAGGGCTATTGTTTTTATACTATCTGAAGGTCTTACACCTTCAAATGAGGGTAGAGGCTATGTCCTTAGAAGAATCATCAGAAGAGCTTCAAGACACGCAAGGCTTCTTGGCATGCACGAACCCTGTCTATATAAATTGACTGAATCTGTCATAGATGTTATGGGCAAAATTTATCCTGAAATTATCAAAGAACAAAACAGAACAAACAAACTCTTAAAAATTGAAGAAGATAATTTTAATCGCACTATAGAAACAGCGATGTTACTGTTTGATGATTTAGTGGCTGAAGTCAAAAAGAGTGGACTTCAGTTAATTCCTGGAGAGGAAGTTGCGAGAATTCACTATACACATGGTTTACCTCTTGATTTTGCAAAAGACATAGCAATGGATGCAGGATTAATTATAGATGAGAATGCTTTGCATAAGGAGATGGAACTACATCGAGAGAAATCAAAAATCAGATTAGCTACTAAAGAACTACCAGCAATTACTGTTGATTTACATATGATAGATGGTAAAACTCTATTTGTTGGTTATGATACGCTGGAAACAGAAGCTATTGTAAAGGCAATTTTAAAAGATGGAACTGTTGTGGATGAGCTAAAAGCTGGTGAGGAAGGAAATATTATTCTTGATATAACCCCTTTTTATGGTGAATCAGGAGGTCAGATAGGAGATAAAGGTATTATAGAGACAGATAATTCAATGCTGGAAGTCTTAGATACAAAAAAAACTACTACAGATATTCATGTTCATTTTGTAAAGGTATTAAAAGGTAAAATAAATAAAGGTAATAGAGTTACTTGCAAGGTGGATGAAGGTTCAAGAAAGTCAATCATGCGAAATCATACTGCTACCCATCTTCTTCATAAGGCTCTCAGGATAATACTCGGCGAACATGTAAAACAATCAGGGTCTGTAGTAAGTCCTGATAGACTTAGATTTGATTTTACACATTTTACAGCTGTGCATCCTGATGAAATCAGGAAGATTGAAGATCTTGTGAACGAAAAAATAATTGATAATTTGCCAATCATAACAGATATTATGAAAATCGACGATGCAATGAAATCTGGCGCTGTAGCATTATTTGATGAGAAGTATGGCGAAACCGTCAGGGTAGTTTCTGCAGGAGATTTCAGCAAAGAATTGTGTGGGGGAACTCATTGCAGGGCTACAGGAGAAATAGGCATTTTTGTAATTATCTCAGAAGGTAGTGTTGCTTCTGGTATCAGAAGAATTGAGGCAATAACAGGAAAACATGCATTTGAATATTTGAGGCAGCAGAAAACTACACTTGAAAATATAAAAGTATTTTTAAAGACTGAAAAACCTATAGAAAAGATCGAAAAACTTCTCTTAGATACAAAAGCTCTCGAAAAAGAAATTCAAAAACTGAAAACAGGTTCTTCAAAAGATATCATTAATGATGCTTTAAAAAATGCATATGATTTGAACGGAGTGAAGATTGTAAAAATAAGACAGGACGGATTAAATCATGAAGAACTTCGTCTTTTAGCTGATAACGTTCGAAATCGTCTAAAATCCGGCATTATTGTTGTATTATCTGTTACCGATAGTCAGGCCTCAATTGTATGTATGGTTACTAAAGATTTGATAGATAGATACAATGCAGGAGATATCATGAAAAGAATTTCTCTTTTTACAGGTGGTAAAGGCGGTGGAAAGTCAGACTTAGCTCAAGGTGGCACAAAAGATATCGAACGACTGAATGTTGCTCTTGAAAATTTGCATGAAATCATAATGCAATAA
- the recA gene encoding recombinase RecA, with product MTNKDKLKALEMAISQIEKSFGKGSIMRLGAEGPSEPLQVIPTGSLSLDIATGVGGFPRGRVIEIYGPEASGKTTLALNAIAQAQKAGGVAAFIDAEHALDINYAQKIGIKIEDLLVSQPDTGEQALEVAEALVRSGAVDLIVIDSVAALVPKAEIEGEMGDSLPGLQARLMSQALRKLTAAISKSMTTVIFINQIRMKIGVLFGNPETTTGGTALKFYSSMRLDIRRIENIKENQETIGGRVRVKIVKNKVAPPFKQAEFDIYFNEGISRVGEIIDLGVEKGIIEKSGAWYSYGGSRIGQGRENTKEYLKNNIEISKEIENKIFESCSIRR from the coding sequence ATGACGAATAAGGATAAGCTTAAAGCGCTTGAAATGGCCATTTCTCAAATAGAAAAAAGTTTTGGTAAAGGCTCCATCATGCGACTCGGGGCAGAAGGACCTTCTGAACCACTACAGGTTATACCAACAGGTTCTTTATCTCTCGATATTGCAACTGGAGTTGGCGGTTTTCCAAGAGGAAGGGTGATAGAAATTTACGGACCTGAAGCTTCAGGGAAAACAACTCTCGCTTTAAATGCAATAGCACAGGCACAGAAGGCAGGTGGTGTTGCTGCTTTTATTGATGCGGAGCATGCACTTGATATTAATTATGCACAGAAAATCGGTATAAAAATTGAAGACTTACTCGTCTCGCAACCAGATACAGGTGAACAAGCCCTCGAAGTGGCTGAAGCCCTTGTTCGTAGTGGTGCTGTAGATTTGATCGTTATTGACTCTGTTGCTGCATTGGTACCTAAAGCTGAAATAGAAGGAGAAATGGGCGATTCCTTACCAGGTCTTCAAGCAAGGCTTATGAGTCAGGCACTCCGAAAATTAACTGCTGCTATTTCTAAATCAATGACTACTGTTATTTTTATCAACCAAATACGAATGAAGATCGGCGTATTATTCGGAAATCCAGAAACCACTACAGGTGGTACCGCACTTAAATTTTATTCTTCAATGAGACTGGACATACGCAGAATTGAAAATATTAAAGAGAATCAAGAGACTATCGGGGGAAGAGTCAGAGTAAAAATTGTTAAGAACAAAGTAGCTCCACCTTTTAAACAGGCTGAATTTGATATATATTTTAACGAGGGAATTTCACGAGTTGGTGAAATCATTGACCTTGGAGTAGAGAAGGGAATTATCGAAAAGTCAGGTGCTTGGTATAGTTATGGCGGTAGCAGGATCGGGCAAGGACGTGAAAATACCAAGGAATATTTAAAAAATAATATCGAGATCTCAAAGGAGATCGAGAACAAGATTTTCGAGTCTTGTAGCATAAGGAGGTAA
- a CDS encoding DNA-binding protein: protein MKYQIGRIGRVVVARFEDKEDILTNIIDIAKKENIKNAILYIVGGIKKARIVVGPERDELPPTPVWKEINESHEILGIGTIFWQENEPKIHFHGAYGKKDLVYVGCLREKSETFLIIEAVIFEINDINAQRELDKESGLNLLKL from the coding sequence ATGAAATATCAAATAGGCAGAATTGGACGCGTAGTTGTGGCAAGATTTGAGGATAAAGAAGATATTCTTACGAATATCATTGACATTGCAAAAAAAGAAAATATAAAAAACGCAATACTTTATATAGTAGGCGGAATAAAAAAAGCAAGAATAGTTGTAGGACCTGAGAGAGATGAGCTTCCTCCAACGCCTGTATGGAAAGAAATAAATGAAAGTCATGAGATTTTAGGAATTGGCACAATTTTCTGGCAGGAAAATGAACCTAAAATTCACTTTCATGGTGCATATGGGAAGAAAGATTTAGTTTATGTTGGATGTCTAAGGGAAAAATCAGAAACATTTCTGATCATTGAAGCTGTAATTTTTGAGATCAATGATATAAATGCACAAAGAGAATTGGATAAAGAATCAGGGTTAAACCTTCTTAAATTATAA
- a CDS encoding helix-turn-helix transcriptional regulator, which produces MNEMIDFVLHKCPIGLIILDKKMDIVFKNKKADIFLKRFELPDDVINIIRRIFNAIDDKRLDELFPGEIYVFKKFEGSPSNWRFRFYIYEKDDPLIYILIIEETISNKLDMNDIRKQYRLTRRETDVLRRVLDGLKNIEIAEELEITEQTVKDHLSNIYIKMNSENRLTLLRKLLGTPNMNS; this is translated from the coding sequence ATGAATGAGATGATTGATTTTGTTCTTCACAAATGTCCTATCGGGCTTATTATTTTAGATAAGAAGATGGATATAGTCTTTAAAAATAAAAAAGCAGATATTTTTCTAAAAAGATTTGAGTTGCCCGATGATGTCATTAATATAATCAGAAGAATTTTTAATGCTATAGATGACAAACGACTGGACGAACTATTTCCTGGTGAAATTTATGTATTTAAAAAATTTGAAGGTTCTCCCAGTAATTGGAGATTCAGATTTTATATATATGAAAAGGATGACCCTCTAATATATATTTTGATTATTGAAGAAACTATTTCAAACAAATTAGATATGAACGATATACGAAAACAATACCGTTTAACAAGAAGAGAGACTGATGTGCTGAGAAGGGTATTGGATGGCTTAAAGAATATTGAGATTGCTGAAGAACTCGAGATAACAGAACAGACTGTCAAAGACCATCTCAGTAATATTTATATTAAAATGAATTCTGAGAACAGATTAACGCTTTTGCGAAAACTGTTAGGTACTCCGAATATGAATTCTTAA
- a CDS encoding regulatory protein RecX has protein sequence MIDLHDKGAFIIDAQKARQYALKLLSYKARSQKEIEERLKKKGFTNSTITSTIKYLKGIGLIDDLSLAKNLKNKALDTKLLSINGAKSYLIRHGISRDIIEEIFQSEESDDLINAQKLIDRKINSLVKYSPEIIRKRLYNLLLRRRYQYDTIIKALKKIKTEED, from the coding sequence TTGATAGATTTGCACGATAAAGGCGCTTTTATTATCGATGCTCAAAAAGCAAGACAGTATGCTTTAAAACTCTTAAGCTATAAAGCAAGAAGTCAAAAAGAAATAGAAGAGCGACTTAAAAAGAAAGGCTTCACAAATTCTACTATTACTTCTACAATAAAATACCTTAAAGGAATCGGCCTTATTGATGACCTTTCCTTAGCAAAAAACCTGAAAAACAAGGCCTTAGATACAAAACTGTTGAGCATAAATGGAGCAAAAAGCTACCTTATCAGACATGGTATATCAAGAGATATTATTGAAGAAATATTCCAAAGTGAAGAAAGTGATGATCTAATTAATGCTCAAAAGCTTATTGATAGAAAAATAAATTCACTTGTAAAATATTCACCAGAAATTATCAGAAAGAGACTATATAACCTTCTTTTAAGAAGAAGATATCAATACGATACGATAATTAAGGCTTTAAAAAAAATAAAAACAGAGGAGGATTAA
- a CDS encoding type IV pilus twitching motility protein PilT: MDVNDLLKKANSLEASDLHIKVGSYPIVRIHGELNPLTSEKRITHEDATKLALSVMTPGQAEVFKKKNDIDLAYSVPGLGRFRCNIFMQRGTIGLVFRVIPLRIPTIEELNLPEVIKKIAMEQRGLILVTGTTGSGKSTTLASMIDLINSSRTDHIMTIEDPIEYLHRDKKSIVNQREIGSDTESFSKALRQALRQDPDIILVGEMRDFETIQTSLIAAETGHLVLSTLHTIDATETVNRIIAVFPPYQHKQVRMQLASVLKGIISMRLVPRADGKGRVPAVEVLVATATIKDCILDPDKTKTIPDVIEQGAIHYAMQTFDQSLFSLFKSGLISYEEALKRATNPDDFVLKVKGIQSTSELSIEEQLTYRPEKPDDKDKMKIDRFAR, translated from the coding sequence ATGGATGTAAATGATCTTCTTAAAAAAGCAAATTCACTTGAGGCCTCTGATCTGCATATAAAAGTTGGTTCTTATCCGATAGTAAGAATTCACGGAGAACTTAATCCACTCACTTCAGAGAAAAGGATAACACATGAAGATGCTACAAAATTAGCTCTCTCTGTAATGACACCTGGGCAGGCTGAAGTTTTTAAAAAGAAGAATGATATTGATCTTGCATATAGTGTCCCGGGGCTGGGAAGATTCAGGTGTAATATCTTTATGCAGAGAGGAACTATCGGGTTAGTTTTCAGGGTTATCCCTTTAAGGATTCCAACTATCGAAGAATTAAATCTTCCTGAAGTAATTAAAAAGATTGCTATGGAACAGAGAGGCCTAATTCTTGTAACAGGCACTACAGGGAGTGGTAAGTCTACAACCCTTGCTTCAATGATAGATTTAATCAACTCTTCCAGAACAGATCATATTATGACAATTGAAGACCCTATTGAATATCTTCACAGGGACAAGAAAAGTATCGTTAACCAGAGAGAAATAGGTAGCGATACAGAGTCTTTTAGCAAAGCTCTAAGGCAGGCTCTGAGACAGGACCCTGATATAATCCTTGTAGGTGAAATGCGTGATTTTGAAACTATTCAGACATCTCTAATAGCAGCAGAAACAGGACATCTTGTTCTAAGTACACTTCATACTATTGATGCTACTGAAACAGTAAATAGAATTATTGCAGTATTTCCACCTTATCAGCACAAACAGGTAAGAATGCAACTTGCATCAGTTTTAAAAGGTATAATTTCTATGAGACTTGTCCCGAGAGCAGATGGTAAAGGCAGGGTTCCTGCTGTAGAAGTGCTTGTAGCAACTGCTACGATTAAAGACTGCATACTTGACCCTGACAAAACTAAAACTATTCCTGATGTAATAGAACAAGGAGCTATACACTATGCTATGCAGACTTTCGATCAATCTCTTTTCAGTCTTTTCAAATCAGGACTGATATCTTATGAAGAAGCACTTAAGCGCGCAACAAATCCTGATGATTTCGTTCTTAAAGTAAAAGGGATACAGTCAACAAGTGAACTATCTATAGAAGAACAATTAACTTATAGACCTGAAAAACCTGATGATAAGGACAAGATGAAAATTGATAGATTTGCACGATAA
- a CDS encoding aldehyde dehydrogenase family protein, whose protein sequence is MIIEQKIRHLFPDESHIPEKFLLKKQVIYNQYLINGELQEWSGKMCDVISPVRLKNSTGIFQKVIGKYPSLTEKEAIEALNSSLQAYDYGRGIWPSLPLVERIGYFLNFVEHLQKKKEEIITLLMWEIGKLYTDSQKEFTRTVSYIKNSIKKLKEFHSNSLKPLRGNRLIGKIRFTPLGVVLCMGPFNYPLYETFTILTPALLMGNTVIMKTPKYGILLFHHIINAFKSSFPPGVVNIIHGDPKNIISPIIKSGKINVLAFTGLKSTAEYLMSQHPDPQKLFTILGLEAKNPAIILPDADIYQAVEECLKGSLFFNGQRCTALKIIFVHTKIVKQFIKMFKEAIERIGFGMPWEKGVMITPLTEPDKPVYLKKLIMDAENGGAKVINDYGGTINQTFFYPALLYPVNLKMRIYTEEQFGPVVPVVPFDDIQEPVQYIIESVYGQQLSIFGNDADIISKLIDILIHQVCRININSMCQRGPDKFPFGGKKDSGGCVLSIADALQLFSMKMIISAKKSEDVFLNIYNK, encoded by the coding sequence ATGATTATAGAACAGAAAATCAGACATTTATTTCCTGATGAATCGCATATTCCTGAAAAGTTTTTATTAAAAAAACAGGTTATTTATAATCAATACCTTATAAATGGAGAGCTTCAAGAATGGTCAGGGAAAATGTGCGATGTTATTTCTCCTGTCCGTCTTAAAAATTCAACTGGTATATTTCAAAAAGTAATAGGAAAGTATCCAAGTCTGACAGAAAAGGAAGCTATCGAAGCACTTAATTCTTCTCTTCAGGCATATGATTATGGAAGAGGAATCTGGCCTTCATTGCCATTAGTTGAAAGAATAGGATATTTTTTAAATTTTGTCGAACATTTGCAGAAAAAGAAGGAAGAAATAATTACTCTGCTGATGTGGGAAATAGGGAAACTGTATACCGATTCCCAAAAAGAATTCACCCGCACAGTGTCTTATATTAAAAACTCAATAAAAAAACTTAAAGAATTTCACAGTAATTCATTAAAACCTCTAAGAGGAAATAGACTAATAGGAAAGATAAGGTTTACACCATTGGGTGTTGTTCTCTGCATGGGACCTTTTAATTACCCATTATATGAAACCTTCACGATTCTTACTCCTGCCCTTTTAATGGGAAATACTGTTATTATGAAAACCCCTAAATATGGTATTCTATTATTCCATCATATAATTAATGCATTTAAAAGTTCATTCCCACCAGGAGTCGTTAATATAATACACGGTGACCCAAAGAACATTATATCGCCTATTATTAAATCAGGTAAAATAAATGTGCTTGCATTTACAGGATTAAAAAGCACAGCAGAATATTTGATGAGTCAGCATCCAGATCCTCAGAAACTCTTTACAATTCTTGGTTTAGAAGCAAAGAATCCCGCAATTATTCTTCCAGATGCAGATATTTATCAGGCTGTTGAGGAATGTTTAAAGGGCAGTCTTTTTTTTAACGGACAAAGATGCACAGCCTTGAAAATAATATTTGTTCACACAAAAATCGTTAAACAATTTATCAAAATGTTTAAAGAAGCGATTGAAAGAATTGGTTTTGGGATGCCTTGGGAAAAGGGAGTAATGATAACACCACTTACAGAACCGGACAAGCCTGTGTATCTGAAGAAATTAATTATGGATGCTGAAAATGGTGGCGCTAAAGTAATAAATGATTATGGTGGAACTATAAATCAAACCTTTTTTTATCCTGCTCTGCTTTATCCTGTTAATTTAAAAATGAGAATATATACCGAAGAACAATTTGGACCTGTAGTCCCTGTTGTTCCATTTGATGATATTCAGGAGCCTGTGCAATATATTATCGAGTCAGTATATGGACAACAGTTGAGCATATTCGGAAATGATGCTGATATTATTTCAAAGCTTATTGATATTCTGATTCATCAGGTATGTAGAATAAACATAAACAGTATGTGTCAGCGGGGGCCGGATAAATTTCCTTTTGGTGGTAAAAAAGATTCCGGAGGTTGTGTATTATCTATTGCAGATGCGCTACAACTTTTTTCTATGAAGATGATTATTTCTGCGAAAAAAAGTGAAGATGTTTTTTTAAACATTTATAATAAATAA
- a CDS encoding M28 family peptidase: MENINSTIVDLISKVSNERLYKYISAIEGLRHGWENYNEVEKRASFIEDTFRSFSLSVENQYLLFHGRKYRNIAATLHSINNSNSNEYILLGAHYDAAWGSPGADDNASGIAVLLESARLLSKYNFKINIEFVAFTLEEPQPQTIHFLIGSDHFARNSKKLNKKYKAVFILESVGYTDNSEGSQIVPLFVRIPVPRTGNFLGVIANRKSNFLMNNFYQIAKSYVPELSVITYKVPLSGRLIPETRFSDHASFWNYGYPAVMLTDTAMFRNPHYHTFHDKKETLDFNFISLVAKSVISTLMIMGNQ, translated from the coding sequence TTGGAAAATATAAATTCCACAATCGTTGATTTAATTTCTAAAGTCAGCAATGAAAGACTGTATAAATATATTTCTGCAATAGAGGGATTACGACACGGATGGGAGAACTATAACGAAGTTGAAAAAAGAGCTTCTTTTATTGAAGATACATTTCGTTCTTTCAGTCTTTCTGTAGAAAATCAGTATCTATTATTTCACGGAAGAAAATATAGAAATATAGCTGCTACTTTACATTCCATCAATAATTCTAATTCTAATGAATATATCCTTCTCGGAGCACATTATGATGCAGCATGGGGAAGCCCGGGTGCTGATGATAATGCAAGTGGTATAGCAGTTTTACTTGAATCAGCTCGTCTTTTGAGTAAATATAACTTTAAAATAAATATTGAATTTGTTGCTTTTACCCTTGAAGAACCTCAACCACAAACTATACATTTTCTTATAGGCAGTGACCATTTTGCCAGAAACTCTAAAAAGTTAAATAAAAAGTATAAGGCTGTATTTATTCTCGAATCTGTTGGGTATACAGATAATTCTGAAGGAAGTCAAATTGTGCCTCTTTTTGTAAGAATACCTGTTCCCAGAACAGGTAATTTTTTAGGTGTTATAGCAAATCGAAAATCAAATTTCTTAATGAATAATTTCTATCAGATAGCAAAATCATATGTTCCAGAACTTTCTGTCATTACTTATAAAGTCCCTTTATCAGGCCGTTTAATTCCAGAAACGCGTTTCAGTGACCATGCCTCATTCTGGAATTATGGATACCCGGCTGTAATGCTAACAGATACAGCAATGTTCAGAAATCCACACTATCACACGTTTCATGATAAAAAAGAAACGCTTGATTTCAATTTCATATCACTTGTAGCTAAGTCAGTAATAAGCACTTTGATGATTATGGGGAATCAATAA
- a CDS encoding PilZ domain-containing protein — protein sequence MEEKRQHERFKTDITIIKGKMLFADIVVIRDICEGGISLKANRRLNLGNEYTIRIEDKVKMIPVKGIVVWSKLSESMADINGNVIPIYTAGMKFNNNSHEIQNEIIQFIERYKNINANNLHLIFNVNDSKALILEFDKKYKVKEVNLSGMLIEGNQAPEIGSNLNIEVDSFKQEPVHITGKVTSCNLIENESADIYHDIRIEFTNISEINAEMMTKIFLTVNSHDEILQAVSFQ from the coding sequence ATGGAAGAAAAAAGACAGCATGAAAGATTTAAAACTGACATTACAATAATCAAAGGTAAGATGCTATTTGCTGATATTGTAGTGATTCGGGATATATGCGAAGGGGGCATATCACTTAAGGCTAACAGAAGATTAAATTTAGGTAATGAATACACTATTAGAATAGAGGATAAAGTAAAAATGATACCTGTTAAAGGAATAGTCGTGTGGTCTAAATTAAGTGAATCCATGGCAGATATAAATGGTAATGTTATTCCAATATATACAGCAGGTATGAAATTTAATAATAATTCTCATGAAATACAAAATGAAATAATACAATTCATAGAACGGTATAAAAATATTAATGCAAACAACCTCCACCTGATATTCAATGTTAATGACTCAAAAGCCCTCATTCTGGAATTCGATAAAAAATATAAAGTAAAAGAAGTCAACCTCAGCGGTATGCTAATTGAGGGTAATCAAGCACCGGAGATTGGAAGTAATTTAAATATAGAAGTTGACTCTTTCAAGCAGGAGCCAGTTCATATAACAGGAAAAGTAACTTCATGCAACCTGATTGAAAATGAGTCAGCAGATATTTATCATGATATAAGAATAGAATTTACTAATATATCAGAAATTAATGCTGAAATGATGACTAAAATATTTTTGACTGTAAACAGTCATGATGAAATTCTACAGGCTGTAAGCTTTCAGTGA
- a CDS encoding diguanylate cyclase: protein MNFLIILIALLIAFAVLIMTYKIGKYAGSSEKQEYKNTEHKEYLKELVFRDRQIQELQSKIETLNNLNSRYLSFTLKIPLVVQRLNATLDMQEIIASVKQLIKDVIQTDKVEIFMHDASDNMLKRFLLKGEEGEIASYAIGKGLIGIAGKDKMIRLKSQFRKNEVSNGASELDEFFSMAVPIEFKGKLLGVIGIGNIEQPTGNESNLMRMIADIAGVALINRELIGEAKQKADTDPLTGISNRNYFFQMAQNHVEKALRDRTPISIFLFDIDNFKHYNDTNGHDAGDRLLKELCELVSGITRKNSVFARYGGEEFIVLLPGISKEDAYIYAERVRNKISKHPFKHGEKQPSGHISISGGISTFPDDSDNIYKVIKLADSLLYKAKSGGRDLVLSYKPYIFSEQTENDNFYRVYKN from the coding sequence ATGAATTTCTTGATTATTCTTATTGCATTGCTTATAGCATTTGCTGTTCTTATAATGACATATAAAATTGGAAAATACGCCGGCAGCAGTGAAAAACAGGAATATAAAAATACAGAACACAAAGAATATCTCAAAGAATTAGTTTTCAGAGACAGGCAAATACAGGAACTTCAATCTAAAATAGAAACCCTAAACAATCTAAACAGCAGGTATTTATCTTTCACGCTCAAAATACCTTTGGTTGTGCAGCGACTCAATGCGACCCTCGATATGCAGGAAATCATAGCTTCTGTTAAGCAGTTGATAAAAGATGTCATACAGACAGACAAAGTTGAAATTTTTATGCATGACGCATCAGACAATATGCTTAAAAGATTTCTGTTAAAAGGTGAAGAAGGAGAAATAGCGTCATATGCTATAGGTAAGGGACTGATAGGTATAGCCGGTAAGGATAAAATGATACGCCTGAAGAGCCAGTTTAGAAAAAACGAAGTAAGCAACGGGGCATCTGAACTGGATGAATTTTTCAGCATGGCTGTGCCTATAGAATTTAAGGGAAAACTTCTCGGAGTTATAGGTATTGGAAATATTGAACAACCCACCGGTAACGAAAGTAACTTGATGAGGATGATCGCTGATATAGCAGGCGTAGCGCTTATCAATCGAGAGCTGATTGGTGAAGCAAAACAGAAAGCCGATACAGATCCATTAACCGGGATAAGCAATAGGAATTATTTCTTTCAGATGGCCCAGAATCATGTTGAGAAGGCATTACGAGACCGAACACCTATTTCGATATTTCTTTTTGATATAGATAATTTTAAACATTACAATGATACAAACGGTCATGACGCCGGTGACAGACTTCTGAAAGAACTCTGTGAGCTTGTCAGCGGGATTACACGTAAAAATTCGGTTTTTGCACGTTATGGAGGAGAAGAATTTATTGTATTACTGCCCGGAATATCTAAAGAAGACGCATATATCTATGCTGAACGTGTTCGTAATAAGATATCCAAACATCCTTTTAAGCACGGAGAGAAGCAGCCTTCTGGCCATATATCAATCAGCGGGGGTATATCAACCTTTCCGGATGACAGCGATAATATCTACAAAGTTATCAAACTTGCCGATAGTTTACTCTACAAGGCAAAATCTGGAGGTAGGGACCTTGTTCTTTCCTATAAACCTTATATCTTTTCAGAGCAGACTGAAAATGATAATTTTTATAGGGTATATAAAAATTAA